One Candidatus Zymogenus saltonus genomic region harbors:
- a CDS encoding metallophosphoesterase family protein: MLIGIISDVHGNEVALKAALDEMPETDLILLAGDIAGRAVELKKIFDIIDENKVVYIKGNHEDMAVLYFNNFGKDEVTRRLVERINDTPCSMELSIDGKKIFMAHGSPWNTKSEYIYPEYHDFKAFETLGYKYIILGHTHVPMVVKSGDVTIINPGSVGEPQAHDPRPSFALLDTEAERAEIRYVKNYLEEKKLRFITPFRWKSYDVRLFTKAGGNKVVETS; the protein is encoded by the coding sequence ACGTTCATGGTAACGAAGTTGCGCTTAAGGCCGCCCTTGATGAGATGCCCGAGACGGATCTGATCCTCCTTGCCGGGGATATAGCCGGAAGGGCGGTCGAGCTGAAAAAGATCTTTGATATAATCGACGAAAACAAGGTGGTCTATATCAAGGGGAATCACGAGGATATGGCGGTCCTTTATTTCAATAACTTCGGAAAGGACGAGGTAACAAGGAGGCTTGTCGAGAGGATCAACGATACCCCTTGTTCCATGGAGCTTAGCATCGACGGGAAAAAGATATTCATGGCGCACGGAAGCCCGTGGAATACGAAGAGCGAATATATTTACCCCGAATATCACGACTTCAAGGCCTTTGAGACCCTCGGATATAAATACATCATCCTGGGCCACACCCACGTCCCGATGGTTGTAAAGAGCGGGGACGTCACCATAATCAATCCGGGGTCGGTGGGAGAGCCCCAGGCTCACGATCCGAGGCCGAGCTTCGCACTCCTCGACACGGAGGCGGAGAGAGCCGAGATACGCTACGTAAAAAACTATTTGGAGGAGAAGAAGCTCAGGTTTATCACCCCCTTCCGCTGGAAGAGCTACGATGTCAGGCTTTTTACAAAGGCCGGGGGGAATAAGGTGGTGGAAACAAGTTAA
- a CDS encoding acyl-CoA dehydrogenase family protein yields the protein MSLLEKIYTEEHRIFRDALAKYFADNVTPYADEWEEKGIVPKQAWKDFGAQGFLCSWLPEEYGGSGVGFEYSIITLEEIAKTKQSGFAIGLHSDVVVPYIYTYGNEEQKKKWLPGCASGDIITAVAMTEPNTGSDLAAIKSTAVKKDGGYLINGQKTFISNGINCDLCIVAAKTDPKADPPYAGISLIVVEDGTPGFNKGQKFDKIGMKSQDTAEMFFEDCFVPAENLLGEEGAGFRYLMEKLQQERLFASWGSQVLAEEAMRVTLEYCRSREAFGRPISRFQHNSFKLAEMATDIELGRTFLEKLTMDHMEGKDVVKQVSMAKYWVCEMANRIVQNGVQLHGGYGYMEEYLIARLFRDVRVHTIYAGTTEIMKLIISRLMGL from the coding sequence ATGTCACTGTTGGAAAAGATTTACACTGAAGAGCACCGAATATTCAGGGATGCGTTGGCCAAGTATTTCGCCGACAACGTAACTCCCTACGCAGATGAGTGGGAGGAGAAGGGGATCGTCCCTAAACAGGCCTGGAAGGATTTCGGGGCGCAGGGTTTTCTCTGCTCATGGCTTCCGGAGGAATATGGAGGTTCCGGCGTCGGCTTTGAATACTCGATTATCACCTTAGAAGAGATTGCCAAGACAAAACAGTCAGGCTTTGCCATCGGCCTTCACAGCGATGTGGTCGTTCCATATATTTATACTTACGGAAACGAAGAGCAGAAGAAGAAGTGGCTCCCCGGCTGCGCCAGCGGTGATATAATCACAGCCGTGGCCATGACCGAGCCTAACACCGGCTCCGACCTTGCCGCGATAAAGTCCACGGCCGTAAAGAAGGACGGCGGGTATCTCATAAACGGTCAGAAGACCTTCATCTCAAACGGCATAAACTGCGATCTCTGCATCGTCGCCGCGAAGACCGACCCGAAGGCGGATCCGCCGTACGCAGGCATAAGCCTTATTGTGGTGGAAGACGGCACCCCCGGCTTCAACAAGGGACAGAAATTCGACAAGATCGGCATGAAGAGCCAGGACACCGCCGAGATGTTCTTCGAGGACTGCTTTGTGCCTGCGGAAAACCTTCTGGGCGAGGAGGGGGCGGGATTCAGGTATTTGATGGAGAAGCTCCAGCAGGAAAGACTCTTTGCGTCGTGGGGCTCCCAAGTGCTTGCGGAAGAAGCCATGAGGGTTACTCTCGAATACTGCAGGAGCCGTGAGGCCTTCGGGAGGCCCATCTCCCGCTTCCAGCACAACTCCTTCAAGCTCGCCGAGATGGCTACGGATATAGAGCTGGGAAGGACGTTCCTCGAAAAGCTGACGATGGATCACATGGAGGGCAAGGACGTTGTCAAGCAGGTCTCTATGGCCAAATACTGGGTCTGCGAGATGGCGAACCGCATTGTCCAGAATGGCGTACAGCTCCACGGCGGATACGGCTATATGGAGGAGTATCTGATCGCCCGCCTCTTTCGGGACGTCAGGGTGCATACCATCTACGCCGGCACGACCGAGATCATGAAGCTGATAATTTCGAGGCTGATGGGCCTTTAG